A single window of Echinimonas agarilytica DNA harbors:
- a CDS encoding putative bifunctional diguanylate cyclase/phosphodiesterase, with amino-acid sequence MTICLVFAALFLVPSNQEIETQYRQEVNLINEILRKDISLANQHLDLLQQTAPTVIDSPWLDSVTLQAFGGFRVSGMMVRLKGQPIEFSSSLSEPVRLPTRLNPVNWVCIPDCRLIIVSRHQMREFIAELDLDQWVSHFSRDYGLELMFDDSFRTLDLLPVSGTLTQEHTEFFRRSGLGYIHANEPVLPNLSLHLMGKPISRQGPINEVSIHVLLLMIAVFVLGLGLWNDRIRKSNEREFFNVLHRALSRVQDGSFSKVQGLLSRASKMAPKQGRQVVRKLAMLGLQNEAASATLYKAYHERSWLAEHDKLTRLLNREAFKTRLESAIEDSDMVALLLINVDDFKEVNDSSGQKTGDALLIKLTEVLSQMTSSEDLVARLSGDEFSVAVIASELGEAEKLAENILSLSRHVMLAGQNMLHRLSLSIGVVVAPDHGNSFDTLMTRADVALNYSKSQGKGRYASLRDSELEGYLLKQRFMYSRVHSAIRDQRLGLAKQPIVNLATNEVTHSEILLRVQNEMEQYVSAYPLIQAAERQRDVGVLDKWVLNQVLIHLMEARREDRPERLAVNISGISMSDPKLTETILQRIKFSGCGELLVIEITESAALENIEHTRENIERLKGLGCKVALDDFGIGYSSVNNLLNLPFDYVKVDGCFIRTLETDEAVAPLLEFLVSISQLRGFKLIAEFVESEVIANRLRELGVQYAQGYHFGKPELALPENIDTSNGTEQSSSTSF; translated from the coding sequence GTGACCATATGTCTGGTCTTTGCTGCGTTATTCCTTGTGCCTTCAAATCAAGAAATTGAAACTCAGTATCGCCAAGAGGTGAATCTCATCAATGAGATCCTTCGAAAAGATATATCACTCGCCAATCAGCATTTAGATCTGCTTCAGCAAACGGCCCCTACTGTGATCGATAGCCCTTGGCTTGACTCTGTCACGTTACAAGCGTTTGGGGGCTTCCGAGTCAGTGGCATGATGGTTCGCCTGAAAGGCCAGCCTATTGAATTTAGTTCATCACTGTCGGAGCCCGTTCGACTTCCAACTCGATTGAACCCTGTGAACTGGGTGTGTATTCCGGACTGTCGCCTCATTATTGTGTCTCGCCATCAAATGCGAGAATTTATTGCCGAGCTTGATTTAGACCAATGGGTTTCGCACTTTAGTCGAGACTATGGACTTGAGTTGATGTTCGATGATAGCTTTCGAACACTAGATCTACTGCCTGTGTCGGGCACATTAACACAAGAACATACTGAATTTTTTCGTCGCTCTGGGTTGGGGTATATCCATGCGAATGAGCCAGTGCTTCCCAATTTATCGCTTCATTTGATGGGGAAGCCGATTTCTCGGCAAGGCCCGATTAATGAAGTGAGTATTCACGTTTTACTATTGATGATTGCTGTATTCGTATTGGGCTTAGGCCTTTGGAATGACAGAATTCGAAAATCAAATGAACGTGAATTTTTTAATGTATTACACCGAGCGTTAAGTCGAGTTCAGGACGGGTCATTTAGCAAAGTTCAGGGTTTGCTCTCAAGAGCTTCTAAAATGGCACCTAAACAAGGGCGTCAGGTGGTGCGCAAATTGGCGATGTTAGGCCTTCAAAATGAAGCTGCATCTGCCACGTTATACAAAGCTTATCATGAGCGGAGTTGGCTTGCTGAACACGACAAGTTAACCCGACTATTGAACCGAGAAGCATTTAAAACTCGGCTTGAATCTGCCATCGAAGACTCAGACATGGTGGCGCTGTTGTTGATCAATGTTGACGACTTCAAAGAGGTAAATGATTCAAGTGGACAAAAAACCGGTGATGCGCTGCTGATAAAACTGACTGAAGTTTTGAGTCAAATGACATCTTCTGAAGACCTTGTTGCTCGTTTATCCGGCGATGAATTTTCAGTGGCCGTGATTGCTTCTGAGTTGGGAGAAGCAGAAAAATTAGCAGAAAATATTCTCTCTTTAAGTCGCCATGTGATGTTAGCAGGTCAAAATATGCTGCATCGACTGAGTTTGAGTATTGGTGTGGTGGTTGCACCTGATCATGGCAATAGCTTCGATACTTTAATGACGCGAGCCGATGTTGCTTTGAATTATTCAAAGTCGCAGGGGAAAGGGCGCTATGCATCGCTTCGGGACTCTGAACTCGAAGGTTATTTGCTCAAACAGCGTTTCATGTACTCCAGAGTTCATTCTGCCATTCGCGATCAGCGACTGGGGCTAGCCAAGCAACCCATTGTTAATCTCGCAACCAATGAAGTGACCCATTCAGAGATTCTGTTGCGAGTGCAAAATGAAATGGAACAGTATGTCAGTGCCTATCCATTGATCCAAGCCGCTGAGCGGCAACGTGATGTTGGCGTTTTGGACAAGTGGGTGCTTAATCAAGTGCTTATTCATTTGATGGAGGCTCGACGAGAAGATCGCCCTGAACGGTTGGCCGTGAATATCTCGGGTATTTCTATGTCTGACCCGAAATTGACAGAAACCATTCTTCAGCGCATCAAATTTAGTGGATGTGGTGAATTATTAGTCATCGAAATTACTGAGAGTGCTGCACTCGAGAACATTGAACATACACGTGAAAATATCGAGCGCCTTAAAGGGTTGGGGTGCAAAGTTGCTCTGGACGACTTTGGTATTGGTTACTCCTCGGTCAATAATCTACTGAATTTGCCTTTTGACTACGTCAAGGTTGATGGCTGCTTTATCCGCACGCTGGAAACCGATGAAGCCGTTGCGCCCTTGCTTGAATTTCTAGTGTCTATTTCGCAACTCCGTGGCTTTAAATTAATCGCAGAGTTCGTTGAAAGTGAAGTGATAGCAAACCGTTTGCGTGAACTTGGCGTACAATATGCTCAAGGCTATCATTTTGGTAAACCCGAGTTAGCCTTGCCAGAAAACATAGATACTAGTAATGGTACGGAACAGTCATCAAGCACGTCTTTCTAA
- a CDS encoding 2-hydroxyacid dehydrogenase: MKVAVFSARSYEIRHFEQLEANYPVELVFFDTQLNLHTAKLATGCKAVCAFVNDDLSAPVIEELVLLGVSTIAMRCAGFNNVDLDQAKACDVSIVRVPAYSPEAVAEHAVALMMTLNRRIHKAYQRTRDANFALEGLVGFNMHGKVVGVVGTGKIGIATLRILKGFGCQLLAYDPYENQHAIDLGAEYTSLDDIFSRADVITLHCPLTADNRHLLDDQAFSKMKDKVMVINTSRGPLVDAVAAIQALKNGKIGALGLDVYEEEEHLFFGDHSNEVIEDDVFRRLSACHNVIFTGHQAFLTEEALSNIAQTTLENLAAISNNRDSGNEVR; this comes from the coding sequence ATGAAGGTTGCCGTTTTTAGCGCTCGTAGTTACGAAATTCGCCATTTTGAACAGTTAGAAGCCAATTATCCCGTCGAGCTTGTTTTTTTTGATACACAACTCAATTTACATACTGCTAAATTAGCAACGGGTTGCAAAGCCGTTTGCGCGTTTGTGAACGATGATCTCTCGGCACCCGTAATTGAAGAGCTTGTTCTTTTGGGGGTCTCTACCATTGCAATGCGTTGTGCAGGGTTTAATAACGTTGATTTAGACCAAGCCAAAGCTTGTGATGTGAGCATTGTTCGAGTACCCGCTTATTCGCCAGAAGCGGTTGCTGAGCATGCAGTTGCTTTGATGATGACGTTGAATCGCCGAATTCACAAAGCATATCAACGCACGCGTGACGCAAATTTTGCGCTAGAAGGCCTGGTGGGCTTTAACATGCACGGCAAAGTAGTTGGTGTTGTAGGGACTGGAAAAATAGGTATTGCCACACTCCGCATTCTCAAGGGTTTTGGCTGCCAATTGTTGGCCTATGACCCCTATGAAAACCAGCACGCCATTGATTTGGGTGCTGAATATACAAGCCTTGATGATATTTTCTCCCGCGCTGATGTGATTACGTTGCATTGCCCATTAACTGCTGATAACCGTCATTTGTTGGACGACCAAGCCTTTTCTAAAATGAAAGATAAGGTCATGGTCATCAATACGAGCCGAGGTCCACTGGTGGATGCGGTAGCCGCTATTCAAGCGTTGAAAAATGGCAAAATCGGAGCACTTGGACTAGATGTGTATGAAGAGGAAGAGCATCTCTTTTTCGGTGATCATTCAAATGAAGTGATTGAAGATGATGTTTTTCGGCGCCTTTCCGCTTGTCACAATGTTATTTTTACTGGGCACCAAGCCTTTCTAACTGAGGAAGCGTTGTCTAATATTGCACAAACAACGCTGGAAAATTTGGCTGCGATATCCAACAACCGTGACAGCGGCAACGAAGTTCGTTAA
- a CDS encoding lipoprotein, translating to MKKILISATLVVLLSACQEATDASSGVQIPEGFKMCPEVRPEICTMEYAPVDGVDANGNLAEYSNSCGACANPDVVAVGPLKSTTE from the coding sequence ATGAAAAAAATACTGATTAGTGCGACGTTAGTGGTTCTGCTAAGTGCATGTCAGGAAGCGACTGATGCGTCTTCTGGTGTTCAAATTCCTGAAGGCTTTAAAATGTGTCCGGAAGTTCGCCCTGAAATTTGTACTATGGAATATGCCCCGGTCGATGGTGTCGACGCGAACGGCAATTTAGCTGAATACAGTAATTCTTGTGGCGCATGCGCAAATCCAGATGTGGTCGCGGTTGGGCCACTCAAATCTACTACAGAATAG